The genomic stretch GAAACACGAATATTACAGCAGCTTTACACAGACAAAAACTAGGAGCAAGTGATTAAGCGAAGACATAGTACAATATGCTCTTTAACTAGTTTAAGACATCAAGCTTGATGTGTTATTGGTTCATAAACAAGTCTTTTTCTCTTGGCTAAAACTTACAATAATATACCAACAACCATTCCAAGTTCCAACACTAGCTTTTTGTAACATCAGCTAGAAGCCTAGAAGACATGCGTGCTAGTTTATATCATCAGTGCAGGGAGCCTAGTGAGCTGCGACCGGCATGCCGGGTTTCTCGGTCAGGCTCTTGATGTATTCCTTTCTGGCAGGGTTGTCCTCTTGAGGTCGATTATATGCAGTCCATACTGGCTCCCCCATAAACAACCTCATTAACTGTGTACACAAACAAATACAAATCAGCACAATATAGCAACTAATTATCAACCAAGAAATGTTTGTTGCAACTTTATTCTATTCAAACTAACTTCAAATTGCATCATGAATCTTTACATTAAGAATTGCTCACATGAAGATGTCTTCATATGATAATGATAACTAAGATGTTGATACAACATATATTAAACAGTTTAGTCAAACATGTCAAGCTATCTAATAGTTTTCGTCTATAATCTTCGCATGAAGACATCTTCATGGGAGTATTCAGCCTGCATTAAAGTGATGATTGTGATTAGCGCGACCGACTTTCATACCTTCACATAGTTACTAGTGTCTAGAGTGAACCGATGGTAGATTCCAGcaggtaaaatgatgagatcaCCGGCCTTAATCCAAATGCGAATCCAGCGATCGTCCTTGTCCCGGACATCAAAGTAGCCGCTCCCTTCCAAACAATAACGAATCTCTTCATCCTGATGAATGTGCTCGGTGTAGAAGTTCTTCAACTTCTCTTCATAATTTTCCACTTTTTCTGGGCATAAATCAAGTATATCCTGCAGCATAATCAAGTCAATTCAGACAGACAGTGAACCCAGATACAGAAGAAATTCCCATGTACAAAGAAACACTATTTTGATATTCACAGAAcattaaaaactttttttttcatgtaATTGTATGAATAAagaatgaataaataaaaaatgtactGAAATTAGAGAAAGATAGTAGAGTATTACCATGTAATTGTATCCCCTGGTTTCTCTGATTTTGTTCAATTCCTGATCATCCTCATAGATATTGGGATTAAGCTTCCAGTACAAGACTCCTAATTCTGCAATTAAAATTCGTTAGTTTGATTGCATGGGATGTGAGAAAGAAGCAAAAGCAGAGGAGAGAAATTAAAGGGGACCTGATAATTGGTTTAAGGAAACAGAATGTTTGGGGTTGGTTTGGTGAGGAAGCCTTGGATCCTCATTGCTATCGTCCATGAACCATGCCTGCAACagtatttatattatattaattatattattgatATTGATAACAAAAGTAATCCATTGAACCAAAGAGTAACAAAACTCACCTCAATCGCCATGACCTGACAGCAACAACGTTGTAGATGAGTGGCTTATTACTTGATTCTGGTGGAAGCCTCAGCGACCATATGCCATTTATTTATAGAACATGGAAATTAGGaaacaaattataattataattataagcCCGAATATTTTATTTAGTGGTGTGTAtagttttgtaatttttgttttccaCCACCCATGAGAAATAATCTGCTTGTTTGTTTCTGCTGGCTTGTAAAATATGGCTTCCAATTTCTATTCTTTAACTTGATCTTTTCTTCATTTTAAATGGCGGAGAGCATTTCAAAGTGGCAGAATATCAAGTTTCATATcacaagataaaataaaagcagGCCATATATTACTGCCACTTATCTAGTCGATAATACAAACAAAATACGTAATTTTGTTTGCACTAAGATAGTTAATAATGCATAAAAGCAAACTTTTCTAAGCACGTCTAAATATgtaaattttgtatttattttatttattttaaaaatacagtTAATTGTGGTTCTATCactaaataaaactaaaatatcactttatcagagaagagaaaaagaccACTTGGGCTGGCACAAAAGCTATTAACAATTAACAAGGCAGCACAAATTTACACATCATATGTTCCGGGGAAAATGGCTGCTCCTGGCTCTACATTTTAAATCAGAAAACATCAAATACGAAATTCTGGAAGGGCGAAATTAGATGGCTGAAAATTACAAAATTGATCAGGTAAGAGGGACACGTCTATCCTAAACAAAAAACATTGATCGTctagcattttttttcttttttttgggtACAGTGTCTAGCAGTTAAAGAAACTAAAATTGACCACTCTATGGGCAGCCCAATTATTGCACAACAGGGTTCGTGCTCAGGCTCCTACAGGCTATGGTCTCTTCTCTTCAGTTATATAATGATGTGATCATCTGAATCACAACTCTGCACAATCTATCTAGTCTCCTTGAGTTTTAGCATTCTTGAACATCTGCAATGACAGAATCAACATAAATTAATGACAACCTTTTCAGCAACCAAGCATTAATGCCGAGTGGTTCATCACCAAATCTTTGCTTGGTTTACCATTTAGTTTTTCATCACCGgcataatattatttattataccTTGAAACCAGTCCCTTGTTATTAACATTTCCTTAATGGGTAACCATCTTATCAGATAATCACTAAATATCAATATCAATAAGCACGATAAACTGATCATTATGCTTGAAAGGTTCAATGTCATGTATATTGTTTATTAAAGGTATAAAGAAAAGATGGCAACTGACCTTTGTCATTGAGATCAATGGGAAGGCCAACTTTTAGCGGGTTGTCAGCCGAGCCACTGAAAGCAAGAGGCGGTCTAGGCTGTGGTGGGGAGCACGTGCTACTTCGGCTTGAATTGCCATTTGAGGTCTGGATTTTCGGTGGAAGCAAATACATCTCCAAGTTAGATGACGTTACCCCAGGCAATTTCTTGCCCTTCAATCTTCCCCTGCCAACAAAGGCAGAATAAATTAATGGGTTGTCACTAAAAATGAATAACACAATGGATGCAATTGAAATTAATGAAAAGAAATTATAGTTCAGTATTGCTGATACCTGTCTTTTCGCTTTTCACGATATCGTTGCAATGAAACTTGTCTGCTTGCCTGACCATCTAGATCTTGTCAAACAAAAGCAAGCAAAAACAATATTTAGGGTCTTAGAATTTGAGGTGTGAGCATGGACATGTGCTGTAATGCTGTTAGTTACATGAAATGTCTTCCTTCATACACATACCAATGTAGtagatcaaataaacaaaaattcaCTTTATCTTGTTCCATTACTCTTCAACATACAAATGACACAAACTTCTAGCCAGGTAAACTAATATTGCCTAAATGCGTAAATGGGTAGCAATCTCATGGATTTGAAATTGGGTAATTCAATTTCAAAGCAGTTATAGAAGGCTGCAAAAATTCTGAAGAGATATCCATACCAGCATCACGAGCTATGATTCCCTTCTCCCTGTAATGCAGAGGATATTCCATCATCTTATCTGTGGTAATTTGGAAAAACCAATGATTTGGTTGTCAATATCACAAAATGTAAATCTTAACATCTTTAATTTAATACAAAGCTAATCCATGCTACCATAATTTTAAACTAGTCAAAGAAATTGAAACTTGTCCATTAAGAAGAGACAATGGCTCAGTAGCTGTAATTCTAAAATAGGCTTCAGATTGAATTTGGGCATCAGAATTATGACAGCATGACACGCTCTTAAGAGAAACAATAAATGATATTGAATAGGTCAATTAAAAAGGCCTGCAAAATAACACCTCAAAACCTACTGGCTTGAACTCATTTGTGGTTTCTTCCCTCACTAAAGCACATCATTGGTGTTATATATCCTAGCTAAAATCACTTTTTGCATCTGATTTTTAGATCAAATAATGCATTCATTGAAGAAATTCCAGAAAATGATGCAATATCATCAAAGAAAAGTAATCCTACCGCCTCATGGAATTAATAGTGAATTAGAGCAGTCTTTGTACTAAATTTTCTACCTGCTTGAGCAACCTGCACCATTGTTGTATCAACAGGAACTGGGACATCCTTATCCAATGGTATGTGACAAGGAGAAACCCAGACTGTTGTATTTCTGTTTACAGGATCCTCCTGAGCAAATTGGACTGGACTTGCTGCAAATTGCATGATAGCCTGTGCCTGCAAATCAAATTTGGCTCCATTGGAATGTGCAATTTGTTTGGATTTAAGGCCAGGCATTATACTAGAACAGCATTACCTACCTTATCAGGTGAGACTCCATCATAGACATTCACCTTACCACAGTAGAATATCGTCATTTGCCCAACTCCGCTAGTTGCACATGCTCTATGACCATATTAATAAGTAATTAAGAACTTGAATCAGCAACACTAAAGGAATATTGGCATGTCTCCAATCATGCATActttatgtaaaatttattaaatctTAGTTATTTCACATTTTAATTCTTAAGTAGTTGGTTCACTTTCTTGTGAAAAGTAATGTATGATGAAACTTGTGTTACAGTTTGCCACTATCCTGGATTCCTGGGTATAAAACTATAAATAGTACCAAAAAACAGTTTATCAATAAATCAACACTTAAAGTAAAATCAGGAATGTTGAAATTAAGAACTTGCACAGGCTTCTTTTACAGCTGCAAATAATCATGCTAACATGCTAGGAATTGAAGTAAACAAGCCATGCAAACCAACAGAAGTTCATGAAAAGAAGTGTCAGCCTTGATCGCACTTAATCTTAAAATTGATATTGTTCAATATAACGAaaaactttttcttttgtaaCTGAATTCCTTCTTCCATTCGACATTTTCCGTATAGTTAATGTTCATTAATCTTGCCTCCACCAAAAATAGTTAGAGCGATACAAATGGATGCATCTAATAGTTTAAACTATCATTCATACTTAAATGGATGCAGACAAAATCTCTGTATACAAATGGCAGCAAAAGCACTCAGTTTCCTTACTGCTTCACTAATAGGCAAATCACCGAACACATGAAGAAACAAACCAATGAAACGGATCACTTCTCCAAGCTAATACTGAAGTTGAACATCTATACAAATACTCTACCATGCTAAACATTTTCACCCAGAAATGCATCATGAATGATCTTGTTAACACGATGAGACAcaagaaaaaggagaaacaaaCCTGGGGCTGACAACGTTGGTGTCATTGGTTTCAGTGGGTTTTTCGGGAGACGACGCAGATTTCTGAATGTCATCGGCAGCATGAAGAGCCGGATCTTCAGCGGGCGGAGCATCGTTCAAATCCCCCTAACACAGCAGTCCATGTCATATTCTCGGGAACCGAacaaaaaggaagaaaaagcaaaaaggtgttGGGGGAAAAAGCGACACTCACTTGAGGCTGAGGCGGAGGCCGAGGTGGAGAGGTAGAATGGAGGGTGGGAACGACGGCGGGGGCGTCGTCGTTGGAGGGCTCGAGCAGCGCCTTCAGGGAAATGACCTGCTGAATTGCCTGCGATTTGTTCCACGAAGGCCTGCGCATCCCTGTACGGACACGTGtccttttttaaattattaaaattaaaatattccgTTCATCCATCCATCCatcccaacaacaataattattttatttaattgcatTTCGAATGCAACGAAACACACAAAAATAGTAGCATTAACTTTGGTAAGAGAGAAGATATTTTgcacaaaaattaaaaataagggAAGATTTGGAAGCAGTTGCATCGGTTATTTTTGAGTGGCGGAAATGGTGGAGGACAAAAGGGGGATTTTGCgcacagagagagagagagagagagagaggaaaccTTTTTCTTTGAGGAATCTGCGACAGTCTTCGCGAGTGAGTTGGGAAATGTCATCTTCGGTGAGCTGGTGAAGGGGCTTGTCGAGGATAGACCTGAAGGTGGCGGTGGCAGTGGCGGTGGCTGTGGCTGTGGGCCCTGCGCCGTTCATCGCTTGCcgctcctcctcctccttctcctccttacCATATAAATTAATTGACAGATGACTCCTCTTGCTGCTCTGTTTCTGAGTAGtaagaaattaagaagaaaaaggagagagaATGAGTGGTGGGTGATAAGTAGTGGGTATAGCAAGCAGTAGGAGCAGcagtgagagtgagagtgagagtgagagtgatGAGTGCGAAGAGaagtgaagaagagaagaaaacaagagaaAGGGGCAAAGAAAGAGGGACTACTGAGGAAGGAGTTGATGAGAGAAAGGGTGGGGGGGGCTTTGCTCTTTTGCAACTTGGGGTGAACCCTAAGCTGCCACGTATGCTCTCCTCTTCATTATTAAGTTCCCTAATCCCCTCCAACTCTCTTTTTAATCACCTCTACaccctcttcttctttttttttttttttcacttcttCCTAACCTAATCTCACTTCACTATTTCTTCTCTTTTGGTTTTTTAAGTCTTTAACACTATGTTTGGATCAATGGAAATTAGAAGGAAGGAAAACTGAAGGAAGGAAAATTGAAGGAAAATGGAATTTTCCCTTGATTGGATCAGCACAGAAATTGGATAGAAAAGGAAAATAGTAACGTAGGGCCCACATCCAAGTTTTCTTTCCCAACTTGCGAAGAAAACTGCTGAGAGTTttaaagtaaaagtaaaattacTAACATGCccattattaaaattaaaaacaaaatttataatatttaataaaaataaaaaataaatttaaaaaatattattgtttataataataatacattaaaattctaaaaaataattagaaacactttttttattaaaaaaataatttaaatatattagtatattataatttacatataatatatataagggtattaatgtaattttatactttatgattttctttcttctcacttttcttttcatccaaacaaaagaaaattttctctctattttctttccatccATTTTCTCTTAAACCAAACAACATACAAATAACTCtacttttctttctattttctttccactcattttctttcctctcattttctttccttccattttctttcttctatcCAAACAAAGCCTAAGAGTTAAGACTTCATTATCTGGATGGAGTATCGACAGAAATACAACACTAAAATAGTTTCAATAATCTACCTCCAATATAGTACTACTTTTTATAAAACGTATCATAATCATTTATTTGTTACAAGAAGTAAATAATATTACTAAATTCTGTGTCTCTTTTATACATCATTTTGGTTGGATTTGGATcctttaaagtttaaattttattttagagagtaaagtgtgatctctcaccattaattttataggtggaaccaagaataaatatgaaagagaaactattcaagagtataagatcacactttattctctaaagtgaaattcaaaatttagaggatccaaatccatTTTGGTTTTGTTGAATGCATAATTAtaaggattttttattttaataaataaaataaatataatatttacgaaaaataaatatattttagagaattatttctATAGACTTAGTTTAGAATTCTATATGTTTGTGTTAGGTTGGTATTAGTTTGGAATTCTGTTATTCCTGTGCTATGTTCTtagtatttataaatt from Arachis stenosperma cultivar V10309 chromosome 9, arast.V10309.gnm1.PFL2, whole genome shotgun sequence encodes the following:
- the LOC130948791 gene encoding acireductone dioxygenase 1, with amino-acid sequence MAIEAWFMDDSNEDPRLPHQTNPKHSVSLNQLSELGVLYWKLNPNIYEDDQELNKIRETRGYNYMDILDLCPEKVENYEEKLKNFYTEHIHQDEEIRYCLEGSGYFDVRDKDDRWIRIWIKAGDLIILPAGIYHRFTLDTSNYVKLMRLFMGEPVWTAYNRPQEDNPARKEYIKSLTEKPGMPVAAH
- the LOC130948789 gene encoding protein TIFY 4B isoform X1; the encoded protein is MNGAGPTATATATATATFRSILDKPLHQLTEDDISQLTREDCRRFLKEKGMRRPSWNKSQAIQQVISLKALLEPSNDDAPAVVPTLHSTSPPRPPPQPQGDLNDAPPAEDPALHAADDIQKSASSPEKPTETNDTNVVSPRACATSGVGQMTIFYCGKVNVYDGVSPDKAQAIMQFAASPVQFAQEDPVNRNTTVWVSPCHIPLDKDVPVPVDTTMVQVAQADKMMEYPLHYREKGIIARDADLDGQASRQVSLQRYREKRKDRGRLKGKKLPGVTSSNLEMYLLPPKIQTSNGNSSRSSTCSPPQPRPPLAFSGSADNPLKVGLPIDLNDKDVQEC
- the LOC130948789 gene encoding protein TIFY 4B isoform X2, with amino-acid sequence MNGAGPTATATATATATFRSILDKPLHQLTEDDISQLTREDCRRFLKEKGMRRPSWNKSQAIQQVISLKALLEPSNDDAPAVVPTLHSTSPPRPPPQPQGDLNDAPPAEDPALHAADDIQKSASSPEKPTETNDTNVVSPRACATSGVGQMTIFYCGKVNVYDGVSPDKAQAIMQFAASPVQFAQEDPVNRNTTVWVSPCHIPLDKDVPVPVDTTMVQVAQADKMMEYPLHYREKGIIARDADGQASRQVSLQRYREKRKDRGRLKGKKLPGVTSSNLEMYLLPPKIQTSNGNSSRSSTCSPPQPRPPLAFSGSADNPLKVGLPIDLNDKDVQEC